Proteins encoded within one genomic window of Humulus lupulus chromosome 1, drHumLupu1.1, whole genome shotgun sequence:
- the LOC133777972 gene encoding uncharacterized protein LOC133777972 encodes MDKLFINWDCHSSNVTEGRILVIWQKSFIKVQILKEHQQFVHCLVKIADVPTDFVISFVYGLNTMEERLELWKGLSCVPLPVKPWLIVGDFNAVFHFDDKAGGKSVSAAEIYDSTTWIAQMQMAGLKSIGSKYTWSNRQDGKDRVYSKIDHAFINENWVDTLPNTIAAFQWDVNSDHSFNKEEIGDVEKGYHQAKGEYELALNRAQASPLDSSIQETEKDAAANYQFHSTMYISFLVQRSKITWLQKGDDNNSYFHACIKKRREENRIVSFQNEQGVIIDDYSQVVAHFLDHFRGYMGSTSSATRKINTHYIGLGPCLDIEMQLKLIREFRKSNVRKALFSISGTKSPGPDDFGSEFYKAMWQDIGDELSEAILEFFNSGKIPAELNKTVLAMVPKSDMSCSAIDYRPIACWGISRCKGSASRRPYFSITVCPGNGISHSITAARSYTIFEEFCSSTGLKANHSKSHVYFGGVPNIEKGHLLQVLQIKEGTFPLNYLGVPMRPTKWKAADCDVILKKIKLRLHTWASRHLSYAGRTQLINSVLLGLRNYWMNIFMLPQSVVKEIDKLCMWFLWGNNGIRSNFHRASSSKVSLPKAYGGLGFGEGAKWNKAMLAKYIWAISHQPEAMWVK; translated from the exons ATGGATAAGTTGTTTATTAACTGGGATTGTCATAGTAGTAATGTCACTGAAGGAAGAATCTTAGTTATTTGGCAGAAATCATTTATCAAAGTTCAGATTTTGAAGGAGCACCAACAGTTTGTGCACTGTTTGGTTAAGATTGCTGATGTGCCGACTGATTTTGTGATCTCTTTTGTCTATGGCCTAAATACCATGGAAGAGAGATTGGAGTTATGGAAGGGTCTTTCATGTGTACCTCTACCTGTAAAACCATGGTTGATTGTTGGAGATTTCAATGCCGTTTTTCACTTTGATGACAAAGCTGGTGGGAAGTCAGTTAGTGCTGCTGAGATTTATGACTCCACTACCTGGATAGCTCAAATGCAGATGGCTGGTCTAAAGAGTATTGGTTCTAAGTATACTTGGTCTAATAGGCAAGATGGGAAGGATAGGGTGTACTCGAAAATTGATCATGCTTTTATCAATGAGAATTGGGTGGATACTTTGCCTAACACTATAGCTGCGTTTCAGTGGGATGTTAACTCTGACCACT CATTCAACAAGGAGGAAATTGGAGATGTAGAGAAGGGTTATCATCAAGCTAAGGGTGAATATGAATTGGCTTTAAACAGAGCTCAAGCTTCCCCATTGGATAGCTCTATTCAGGAAACTGAAAAAGATGCAGCAGCCAACTATCAATTTCACTCTACAATGTACATAAGCTTTTTGGTACAACGAAGTAAAATCACTTGGCTGCAGAAGGGAGATGACAACAACTCTTACTTTCATGCTTGCATTAAAAAACGAAGAGAGGAGAATAGAATTGTTTCCTTTCAGAATGAACAGGGGGTTATTATTGATGATTATAGTCAAGTTGTTGCTCATTTTCTGGACCATTTTCGCGGATATATGGGAAGCACCAGCTCAGCAACAAGAAAAATTAATACTCACTATATTGGTCTTGGTCCTTGTCTGGACATTGAGATGCAGCTGAAGCTTATCAGAGAATTTCGAAAATCAAATGTTAGGAAGGCTTTGTTCAGCATTTCGGGTACTAAGAGTCCAGGGCCTGATGACTTTGGCTCTGAGTTTTATAAGGCTATGTGGCAGGACATAGGTGATGAATTATCTGAGGCCATTCTTGAGTTCTTTAACTCTGGGAAGATTCCTGCTGAGCTGAATAAAACAGTCCTTGCTATGGTTCCTAAATCTGATATGTCGTGCAGTGCCATTGACTACaggcccatagcttgct GGGGGATTTCAAGGTGTAAAGGGTCTGCATCAAGGAGACCCTATTTCTCCATTACTGTTTGTCCTGGTAATGGAATATCTCACTCGATTACTGCAGCTAGGAGCTACACA ATCTTTGAGGAATTCTGTAGTAGCACAGGGCTGAAGGCAAATCACAGCAAATCACATGTCTATTTTGGAGGTGTTCCGAATATAGAAAAGGGTCATTTGCTTCAGGTTTTGCAGATTAAAGAGGGAACATTTCCTCTTAATTATCTTGGAGTTCCAATGAGACCAACAAAATGGAAAGCGGCTGATTGTGATGTGATTCTAAAAAAGATTAAACTTAGGCTTCACACTTGGGCTAGTAGACACCTCTCTTATGCCGGGAGGACCCAACTCATTAATTCTGTCCTGTTGGGTTTGCGTAACTATTGGATGAATATCTTCATGCTTCCACAAAGTGTAGTTAAGGAGATTGATAAACTTTGCATGTGGTTCTTGTGGGGTAACAATGGAATCCGAAGTAACTTCCATCGTGCTTCTTCGTCCAAAGTCAGCTTGCCTAAAGCTTATGGGGGCTTGGGTTTTGGTGAAGGAGCAAAATGGAACAAGGCTATGCTTGCTAAGTATATTTGGGCAATAAGTCATCAACCTGAGGCAATGTGGGTTAAGTGA